The Formosa sp. Hel1_33_131 genome window below encodes:
- a CDS encoding pyridoxal phosphate-dependent aminotransferase, with product MPKISRKGALMPQSPIRKLVPYAEQAKKEGINVYHLNIGQPDIKTPEVALNAVKNNTLDTLAYSRSEGSETYRTKLTAYYKKNDIHVSANDIIITTGGSEALFFTFGSIMDPEDEVIIPEPFYANYNGFSTAQGVKVVPVVSNIESNFALPPIADFEALITPKTKAILICNPGNPTGYLYSKAEIKQLAILVKKHDLFLISDEVYREFTYDGHEHYSIMQEEGLEPNAIIIDSVSKRYSMCGARIGCIVTKNTTVLNTALKFAQARLSPPTYALLASEAALETPDSYFSEVISEYVERRNVLIEELQKIEGVKVAIPKGAFYCIVELPITDSDVFAQWLLEDFRLDNETIMVAPAAGFYSTEGLGKNQIRVAYVLNKEDLRTSVAILKVALNQYNA from the coding sequence ATGCCAAAAATCTCTCGAAAAGGGGCACTAATGCCACAATCACCCATTAGAAAACTAGTGCCTTACGCCGAACAAGCAAAAAAAGAAGGTATAAATGTCTATCATTTAAATATTGGTCAACCTGATATTAAAACTCCCGAAGTGGCACTAAATGCTGTCAAAAACAATACGTTAGACACTTTAGCCTACAGTCGTTCGGAAGGCTCGGAAACATACCGTACAAAATTAACTGCCTATTATAAAAAAAATGACATTCACGTCAGTGCCAATGATATTATCATCACCACAGGAGGAAGCGAAGCCTTGTTTTTTACTTTTGGAAGCATTATGGATCCCGAGGATGAAGTGATTATTCCCGAGCCTTTTTATGCGAATTACAATGGATTTTCTACGGCGCAAGGTGTCAAAGTGGTGCCCGTTGTTTCTAATATTGAATCTAATTTTGCCTTACCTCCTATCGCTGATTTTGAAGCGTTAATCACCCCAAAAACAAAAGCAATATTAATTTGTAACCCAGGCAATCCTACAGGCTATTTATACAGCAAGGCTGAAATTAAACAACTTGCAATACTGGTTAAAAAACACGATTTATTTCTAATTTCTGATGAAGTCTATCGCGAATTCACCTATGATGGTCACGAGCATTATTCCATCATGCAAGAAGAAGGCTTAGAACCGAATGCCATCATCATTGATTCTGTATCAAAACGATACAGCATGTGTGGCGCAAGAATTGGGTGTATTGTAACCAAAAACACAACGGTTCTTAATACGGCTTTAAAATTCGCACAAGCACGATTGTCTCCGCCAACTTATGCCCTACTCGCAAGTGAAGCAGCCTTAGAAACACCAGACAGTTATTTTAGTGAAGTCATCTCTGAATATGTGGAACGAAGAAATGTATTAATAGAAGAACTTCAAAAAATTGAAGGCGTCAAAGTCGCCATCCCAAAAGGTGCTTTTTACTGTATTGTAGAGTTGCCAATCACAGATTCGGATGTATTTGCGCAATGGCTATTAGAAGACTTTAGGCTTGATAATGAAACCATCATGGTGGCACCAGCTGCTGGATTTTATTCGACGGAGGGGCTCGGGAAAAATCAGATTCGAGTTGCTTATGTCCTAAATAAAGAAGACCTTAGGACTTCGGTTGCTATTTTAAAAGTAGCTCTCAATCAGTACAACGCCTAA
- the murB gene encoding UDP-N-acetylmuramate dehydrogenase: MIIKNNITLKPFNTFGIDVKATEFASINSIQELRDVLNTNPTDLLILGGGSNILLTKDVEALVLQINLKGISVISRSENSVQIEVAAGENWHELVCWCLNENFGGLENLSLIPGNVGTAPIQNIGAYGVELKDSFVSCEALNIKTKELRTFTKEECQFGYRNSIFKQELKGQYIITSVVFELSNQEHSLKTNYGAIETELQNYGIKTPTIQDISKAVISIRNSKLPDPKTIGNSGSFFKNPVVTYSKFEILQTLFPQIQHYKISTDVVKIPAGWLIDTAGFKGKTFGNFGVHAKQALVLVNYGGASGMDILNLSIQIQKAVKFIFDIDLETEVNIL, encoded by the coding sequence ATGATCATTAAAAACAACATAACTCTTAAACCTTTCAATACTTTTGGAATTGATGTCAAAGCAACAGAATTTGCATCCATCAATTCCATACAAGAGCTTAGGGATGTTTTAAATACAAATCCAACGGACTTACTGATTCTTGGTGGTGGGAGTAATATATTACTAACTAAAGATGTGGAAGCTTTAGTATTACAAATAAACCTCAAAGGAATTTCTGTAATTTCTAGATCTGAAAATAGTGTTCAAATAGAAGTTGCAGCGGGTGAAAACTGGCATGAATTGGTGTGTTGGTGTCTCAATGAAAATTTTGGAGGACTCGAAAATTTATCTTTAATTCCTGGGAATGTAGGGACTGCACCCATTCAAAACATTGGTGCCTATGGCGTGGAATTAAAAGATTCTTTTGTAAGCTGTGAAGCTCTTAATATAAAAACAAAAGAACTGAGAACCTTCACAAAAGAAGAATGTCAATTTGGGTATCGAAACTCTATTTTTAAGCAAGAGCTTAAAGGGCAATACATCATTACTTCGGTCGTATTTGAGTTAAGCAATCAAGAGCACAGTCTGAAAACAAATTATGGTGCGATTGAAACTGAACTTCAAAATTATGGCATAAAAACCCCCACAATTCAAGACATTTCAAAAGCCGTTATTTCGATTAGAAACTCAAAGTTACCAGATCCAAAAACAATTGGTAACAGTGGTAGTTTTTTCAAAAACCCTGTGGTTACTTATTCGAAATTTGAAATATTACAAACACTATTTCCACAAATTCAACATTATAAAATTTCTACGGACGTTGTTAAAATCCCTGCAGGATGGTTGATTGATACCGCAGGCTTCAAAGGCAAAACATTTGGAAATTTTGGAGTCCATGCCAAACAAGCCTTGGTTTTGGTAAACTATGGCGGTGCTTCAGGAATGGATATTTTAAATCTCTCTATCCAAATTCAAAAAGCTGTAAAATTCATTTTTGATATTGATTTAGAAACGGAAGTCAATATTCTGTAA
- the aqpZ gene encoding aquaporin Z gives MKKLFAEFFGTFWLVFGGCGSAIFAAGYPDVGIGFVGVSLAFGLTVLTMAFAVGPVSGAHFNPAVTIGFWSCGRFATKDLLGYILVQVLGAIVAAATLFLIVSGKSDFETVGSFAANGYGVLSPGGYSMTSVLITEFVTTAFFVIIILGSTTHKSTKKFAPIAIGLALTLVHLISIPISNTSVNPARSTGQVFFAQGGDYAGQLWLFWLAPIAGALVAGFVCRLSKKA, from the coding sequence ATGAAAAAATTATTTGCAGAGTTTTTTGGAACCTTTTGGCTTGTGTTTGGAGGTTGTGGTAGTGCTATTTTTGCAGCCGGATATCCAGATGTAGGAATTGGATTTGTAGGGGTTTCCCTCGCGTTTGGTTTAACCGTATTAACGATGGCTTTCGCAGTAGGCCCCGTTTCTGGGGCGCATTTTAACCCAGCAGTCACAATTGGTTTTTGGTCTTGTGGGCGTTTTGCTACCAAAGATTTATTAGGCTATATTCTAGTTCAAGTTCTTGGGGCGATTGTTGCTGCCGCTACTTTATTCTTAATTGTTTCAGGAAAATCTGATTTCGAAACAGTTGGAAGCTTCGCCGCAAATGGATATGGAGTGCTTTCTCCAGGCGGATATTCTATGACGTCTGTATTGATTACAGAATTTGTGACCACTGCTTTTTTTGTGATTATTATTCTTGGGAGCACGACTCATAAGTCCACCAAAAAATTCGCGCCTATTGCTATTGGGTTAGCACTCACATTGGTTCACTTGATTAGTATTCCTATTTCAAACACATCTGTAAATCCAGCGCGATCTACGGGTCAAGTATTTTTTGCTCAAGGCGGGGATTATGCAGGGCAGCTTTGGTTGTTTTGGTTGGCACCCATTGCAGGAGCACTTGTGGCTGGTTTTGTTTGTAGATTAAGTAAAAAGGCGTAA
- a CDS encoding membrane or secreted protein codes for MTLFLITLALLGLAVGGISIKIWAKKDGVFAGTCASQNPMLNKDGEACGFCGKTPEEYEDCSEPQHS; via the coding sequence ATGACTCTATTTTTAATTACGTTAGCGCTCTTAGGACTTGCTGTTGGAGGAATTTCAATAAAAATATGGGCAAAAAAAGATGGCGTATTTGCAGGGACTTGTGCCAGTCAAAACCCCATGCTGAACAAAGATGGGGAAGCCTGTGGCTTTTGTGGAAAAACCCCCGAGGAATATGAAGATTGCTCTGAACCTCAGCACTCTTAA
- a CDS encoding RNA polymerase sigma factor, with amino-acid sequence MEVNDAIQKAKENDQIAFNFLLHTFWNDVYGFLMKRTRNENDAEDITIEAFSKAFEKINTFDESFKFKTWLITIAKNTHSDSLRKQKISLSNQTSEEDEKRVYWIQDEAPSPEDKLITKQNLAELLKDIKKLKPHYQQVINLRYFQELSYVEISNEIEAPINNVKIKLLRAKKLLAEIILTKQ; translated from the coding sequence TTGGAAGTAAACGACGCCATTCAGAAAGCTAAAGAAAACGATCAAATTGCATTTAATTTTTTATTGCATACATTTTGGAACGATGTGTATGGGTTTTTGATGAAACGGACCCGTAATGAAAATGACGCAGAAGACATTACAATCGAGGCATTTTCCAAAGCCTTTGAGAAAATCAATACTTTTGATGAATCATTTAAATTCAAAACATGGCTGATTACCATTGCAAAAAATACCCATTCTGACAGTTTAAGGAAACAAAAAATATCTCTGAGCAATCAAACGTCTGAAGAAGATGAAAAGCGGGTGTATTGGATTCAAGATGAGGCACCTTCCCCAGAAGACAAACTCATCACGAAGCAAAATCTTGCGGAGTTATTAAAAGACATCAAAAAGTTAAAACCGCATTACCAACAAGTGATTAATTTGCGGTATTTCCAAGAATTATCTTATGTGGAAATCTCTAATGAGATTGAGGCGCCAATAAATAATGTAAAAATTAAACTCTTAAGAGCCAAAAAACTGCTAGCCGAAATTATTTTGACAAAACAATGA
- a CDS encoding NRAMP family divalent metal transporter, protein MKRFIQKLGPGLLFAGAAIGVSHLVQSTRAGADFGFGLLWALLLIHLVKYPFFQYGPRYASATGESLLEGYRKLGKGVLILYGLLTSLTMFTIQAAVTIVTAGIATSLFGDFISVKVWTVVILSVCFIILNIGKYRFLDVMMKVIIITLTLTTLVATAMAIYNSSEAVSFTQLLPEGSIEITFLIAFMGWMPAPLDISVWHSLWTTEKQKTSTEKRHPKTALLDFNIGYLGTILLGVSFVALGALVMHPTGNSFSNSAGTFSVQLIDMYTQSLGNWAYVIIGIAAFTTMFSTTLTTLDASPRSMHKTTELVFEKSFKNGYLIWSVVLILGTLSIYFFFLSEMGSLIKVATVLSFLTAPFYALTNYILISSKHTPKEWRPSKILHIMSCFGILFLIGFSVWYLTIL, encoded by the coding sequence ATGAAACGCTTTATACAAAAACTAGGTCCTGGACTTCTGTTTGCAGGAGCTGCCATTGGTGTCTCTCATCTTGTACAGTCCACGCGTGCAGGAGCAGATTTTGGATTTGGATTACTCTGGGCGTTACTGCTCATTCATTTGGTGAAATATCCGTTTTTTCAATACGGGCCTCGCTATGCCAGTGCAACGGGTGAAAGTTTACTAGAAGGCTATCGGAAATTGGGAAAAGGTGTATTGATACTGTACGGACTACTTACTTCCCTAACCATGTTTACCATTCAAGCGGCTGTGACGATTGTAACCGCCGGTATTGCTACTTCTTTATTTGGAGACTTCATCAGCGTAAAAGTTTGGACTGTGGTCATTTTAAGCGTGTGTTTTATCATCTTAAATATTGGAAAGTATCGATTTTTAGACGTCATGATGAAAGTCATTATCATCACTCTAACCCTCACAACCTTGGTTGCCACTGCGATGGCCATTTACAATTCGAGCGAGGCCGTATCATTTACACAACTCTTACCAGAAGGCAGTATTGAAATTACATTTTTAATCGCCTTTATGGGATGGATGCCAGCGCCTTTGGATATTTCGGTATGGCATTCGTTATGGACCACTGAAAAGCAAAAAACAAGCACCGAGAAACGCCATCCAAAAACAGCTTTATTAGATTTTAATATTGGGTATTTAGGAACGATTCTTTTAGGGGTTAGTTTTGTAGCACTTGGCGCACTTGTCATGCACCCTACAGGCAATAGTTTCAGCAACAGTGCTGGTACATTTTCTGTTCAACTTATCGATATGTACACCCAAAGTCTCGGCAACTGGGCTTATGTCATTATTGGAATCGCTGCGTTCACCACCATGTTTAGTACGACCTTGACAACCCTTGACGCCTCGCCACGATCTATGCATAAAACCACGGAGTTGGTGTTTGAAAAATCCTTCAAAAATGGCTATTTAATATGGAGCGTTGTATTAATTTTAGGAACTCTCAGTATTTATTTTTTCTTTCTCTCGGAAATGGGAAGTCTCATAAAAGTAGCCACGGTATTATCATTTTTAACCGCTCCCTTTTACGCACTCACCAACTATATTTTAATTTCAAGTAAACACACCCCAAAGGAGTGGCGTCCATCCAAGATCCTCCACATTATGAGCTGTTTTGGTATTCTTTTTTTAATCGGTTTTAGCGTGTGGTATCTCACAATTTTATGA
- the lipA gene encoding lipoyl synthase, which yields MAVETLSDPIIRQPKPKWLRVKLPTGKKYTELRGLVDKYNLNTICASGSCPNMGECWGEGTATFMILGNICTRSCGFCGVKTGRPETVDWDEPEKVARSIKIMNIKHAVLTSVDRDDLKDMGSIMWAETVKAVRRMNPNITMETLIPDFQGIEKHIDRIIEVAPEVVSHNMETVRRLTREVRIQAKYDKSLGVLKYLKDQGQRRTKTGLMLGLGETRDEVIETLHDIKNANVDVVTIGQYLQPSKKHLPVKQFITPDQFKEYETIGLDLGFRHVESSALVRSSYKAQKHIN from the coding sequence ATGGCTGTAGAAACACTTTCAGACCCAATTATAAGACAACCCAAACCAAAATGGCTTCGTGTCAAATTGCCAACAGGCAAAAAATACACCGAACTCAGAGGGCTTGTTGACAAATACAACCTCAACACCATCTGTGCTTCCGGAAGTTGTCCGAATATGGGCGAATGCTGGGGAGAAGGCACAGCAACCTTTATGATTTTAGGAAATATCTGTACGCGTTCTTGTGGGTTTTGTGGCGTCAAAACAGGACGGCCAGAAACTGTGGATTGGGATGAACCTGAAAAAGTTGCGCGTTCCATCAAAATTATGAATATCAAACACGCGGTTCTGACGAGTGTAGATCGTGATGACTTGAAAGATATGGGAAGTATCATGTGGGCAGAAACTGTGAAAGCGGTAAGACGTATGAATCCAAACATCACGATGGAGACTTTAATTCCAGATTTTCAAGGGATTGAAAAACACATCGATCGCATTATAGAAGTCGCTCCCGAAGTGGTGTCTCATAATATGGAAACGGTAAGACGCTTGACACGTGAAGTCCGCATTCAAGCGAAATACGATAAAAGTTTGGGTGTTTTAAAATACCTAAAAGATCAAGGGCAACGCCGTACCAAAACAGGTTTGATGCTTGGCCTTGGAGAAACCCGTGATGAAGTGATTGAAACGCTTCACGATATAAAAAATGCGAATGTAGATGTGGTTACCATCGGTCAATACTTGCAACCGAGTAAAAAACATTTGCCTGTAAAGCAATTCATCACCCCAGATCAATTCAAAGAATATGAAACTATTGGATTGGATTTAGGCTTTCGCCATGTAGAAAGTAGTGCCTTGGTAAGATCTTCTTATAAAGCTCAAAAACACATCAACTAA
- the gap gene encoding type I glyceraldehyde-3-phosphate dehydrogenase: MVRVAINGFGRIGRRVFRLLLAHPTIEVVAINDLADTKTLAHLLKYDSIHGTLKRTISSDDTHIILDGHSIPVLNKSHLKDLNWTPYTVDIVIEATGKFKTKKELIHHINNGASKVILSVPPIDDTVKTIVLGVNDDLLNTEDTIISNASCTTNNAAPMLSIINELCGINQAYITTVHSYTSDQSLHDQPHKDLRRARAAGQSIVPTTTGAAKALTKVFPELANCIGGCGIRVPVINGSLTDITFNVKKETSVEAINKAFKEAAETSFKGVLEYTEDPIVSIDIVGNTHSCIFDAQMTSVIGTMVKIIGWYDNETGYSSRIVDLIYRVKN, translated from the coding sequence ATGGTACGGGTCGCAATCAATGGATTTGGACGCATTGGGCGTCGAGTGTTCAGACTGTTATTGGCACACCCAACGATTGAAGTGGTTGCAATTAACGATCTGGCAGATACCAAAACCTTGGCGCATCTACTCAAATACGACAGTATTCACGGCACTTTAAAAAGAACTATTTCGAGCGATGACACGCACATCATCCTTGATGGTCATTCGATTCCTGTCTTAAATAAATCCCATCTGAAAGACCTCAACTGGACGCCCTATACTGTGGACATCGTCATTGAAGCAACGGGGAAATTTAAAACCAAAAAGGAGTTAATTCACCATATAAATAACGGGGCTTCTAAAGTTATTTTGAGCGTCCCTCCTATCGATGACACTGTCAAAACAATCGTTTTAGGAGTAAATGACGATTTATTAAACACAGAAGATACCATCATTTCAAACGCTTCTTGTACCACTAATAATGCAGCGCCCATGCTCTCCATTATCAACGAGCTTTGCGGTATTAACCAGGCATACATCACAACGGTGCATTCCTATACATCCGATCAAAGTTTACATGACCAACCGCATAAAGATTTAAGACGTGCACGTGCTGCAGGACAGTCTATTGTACCCACAACAACGGGAGCGGCGAAAGCATTGACAAAAGTATTTCCGGAGTTGGCCAACTGTATTGGAGGTTGTGGAATTCGAGTGCCGGTTATTAATGGATCGCTAACGGATATCACGTTTAATGTAAAAAAGGAGACTTCTGTAGAAGCAATTAACAAAGCGTTTAAAGAGGCTGCTGAAACCTCGTTTAAAGGGGTTTTAGAATATACCGAAGACCCGATTGTGTCGATTGATATTGTCGGAAATACGCATTCCTGTATTTTTGATGCGCAAATGACGTCTGTTATTGGAACGATGGTGAAAATTATTGGATGGTACGATAACGAAACAGGCTACTCCAGCCGTATTGTAGATTTGATTTATAGAGTAAAAAATTAG
- a CDS encoding GNAT family N-acetyltransferase translates to MIRNYTKKDKSTLIELLRQNTPEYFDPSEEIEFINYLDHEVEDYFVYELDFKIIGAGGINYFLEEKSARISWDMVDSKSQGKGIGKKLTQHRINHLKRNTEVEIIRVRTSQHAYKFYEKMGFELEKIEKEYWAKNFDLYLMQMRNETNI, encoded by the coding sequence ATGATCAGAAACTACACAAAAAAAGACAAATCAACTCTCATTGAATTATTACGACAGAACACTCCTGAATATTTTGATCCCTCCGAAGAGATTGAATTTATAAATTACCTAGATCATGAAGTAGAAGACTATTTTGTTTATGAACTTGATTTTAAAATTATCGGGGCTGGAGGTATCAACTATTTTTTGGAAGAAAAATCGGCACGAATCTCTTGGGATATGGTGGATTCAAAATCACAAGGAAAGGGCATCGGAAAAAAACTAACCCAACACAGAATCAACCATTTGAAGAGAAATACAGAAGTTGAAATCATTAGAGTCAGAACAAGTCAGCATGCCTATAAATTTTATGAGAAAATGGGCTTTGAATTAGAGAAAATTGAAAAAGAGTATTGGGCAAAAAACTTTGATTTGTATCTAATGCAGATGAGGAATGAGACAAATATCTAA
- the lpxK gene encoding tetraacyldisaccharide 4'-kinase codes for MKLFRKILFPFVPLYYAAVFLRNKLYDWSIYKSKSYEFPLLCVGNLSVGGTGKTPMIEYLITLLGSKYKLATLSRGYGRKSKGFLIATPNATSQDIGDEPLQIFNKFKNITVAVDADRQNGLKYLKEHNPLLEVVLLDDAFQHRKVTAGFNILLTAYDQLYCDDFVLPTGNLREPKLGAKRAQLIVVTKCPENLGDLEKTAITKRLNPETNQTVFFSSIQYSETLISSTSNRALSDLKGTHFTLVTGIANPTPLVEYLTEMELEFEHLNYKDHHEFSKPELEFIHSKSLVVTTEKDFSRLHTEAQDHIYYLPIQLKIENASEFERLVAGYVEVF; via the coding sequence ATGAAGCTTTTTAGAAAAATATTATTCCCCTTTGTACCCCTCTATTATGCGGCGGTATTTTTAAGAAACAAATTATATGATTGGTCAATCTATAAGTCCAAATCTTATGAATTTCCATTGCTCTGTGTGGGCAATCTATCCGTAGGTGGCACTGGAAAAACACCCATGATTGAATATTTAATTACTCTGTTGGGTTCGAAGTATAAGCTGGCAACCCTCAGTCGTGGGTATGGACGAAAGTCCAAAGGCTTTCTGATTGCCACGCCAAATGCCACGTCTCAAGATATTGGGGACGAGCCTTTACAGATTTTCAATAAATTTAAAAATATTACGGTGGCAGTGGATGCCGATCGCCAAAATGGTTTAAAATATTTGAAAGAACACAACCCCTTGTTAGAAGTTGTGTTGTTAGATGATGCGTTTCAACACAGAAAAGTCACGGCAGGATTTAATATTCTACTGACCGCATACGATCAATTGTATTGTGATGATTTTGTTTTGCCAACAGGCAATCTGAGAGAACCTAAATTGGGTGCCAAACGTGCACAGTTAATTGTGGTAACGAAGTGTCCAGAAAATTTGGGTGACTTAGAAAAAACAGCAATCACTAAACGTTTGAATCCAGAAACCAATCAAACCGTATTTTTTAGCAGTATCCAGTACAGTGAAACGCTTATTTCATCGACTTCAAACCGTGCTTTGTCGGATTTAAAAGGAACTCATTTTACGCTGGTGACAGGCATTGCAAACCCGACACCTTTAGTCGAGTATTTAACTGAAATGGAACTTGAATTTGAGCATTTAAACTATAAGGATCATCATGAGTTTTCTAAACCTGAATTGGAATTCATACATTCAAAATCGTTGGTAGTAACTACCGAAAAAGATTTTTCACGCTTGCATACAGAGGCACAAGATCATATATACTATTTGCCCATTCAATTGAAAATAGAGAACGCTTCGGAGTTTGAACGTTTGGTGGCGGGGTATGTTGAGGTTTTTTAG
- a CDS encoding Nif3-like dinuclear metal center hexameric protein codes for MIVQDVITHLEALAPLAYAEEFDNVGLLVGHKTTKVTGVLVTLDTLETVVDEAIENQCNLIVSFHPIIFKGLKKITGNTYVERVLIKAIEHKIAIYAIHTALDNAFEGSNAGLCDLLGLKNKAILIPQVGTIKQLTTYVPEQHADAVRTALFESSAGSIGNYTDCSFNSVGTGTFKGNEHSNPVMGAKHVLQKVSETKITVSFAKHLENDILKTLFSSHPYEEVAYEIIALENKNQHIGMGMVGQLEQPMDETSFIDFIKTRLNCTLIRHSEFLETPIQKVAVLGGSGSFAIEAAKAAGADAFITADLKYHDFFSAENSLLLADVGHYESEQHIKNILVAHLKKKITNFAVLLSKTNTNPVKYK; via the coding sequence ATGATAGTTCAAGATGTGATCACGCATTTAGAGGCTTTGGCCCCACTTGCCTATGCTGAAGAATTTGACAATGTAGGCCTTTTGGTCGGGCATAAAACCACTAAAGTAACAGGTGTATTAGTGACACTAGACACTCTTGAAACAGTGGTAGATGAAGCCATTGAAAACCAATGCAACTTGATTGTGAGTTTTCACCCGATTATTTTTAAAGGCCTTAAAAAAATCACGGGAAACACCTATGTGGAACGTGTATTGATAAAAGCGATCGAACATAAAATTGCAATTTATGCCATCCATACAGCACTTGACAATGCTTTTGAAGGCTCAAATGCTGGACTTTGTGATCTTTTAGGATTAAAAAATAAAGCGATTCTAATTCCACAAGTGGGAACCATCAAACAATTGACCACTTATGTCCCTGAACAACATGCCGATGCCGTCCGAACCGCCTTGTTTGAGAGTAGTGCTGGAAGTATTGGAAATTACACCGATTGTAGTTTTAATAGCGTAGGTACTGGAACTTTTAAAGGAAATGAACATTCAAATCCTGTGATGGGAGCGAAGCATGTTTTACAAAAAGTATCAGAAACAAAAATCACGGTCAGTTTTGCAAAACATCTGGAAAATGACATTCTAAAAACACTTTTTAGCAGCCACCCTTATGAAGAAGTTGCCTATGAAATCATCGCTTTAGAAAACAAAAATCAACATATTGGCATGGGAATGGTTGGCCAGTTAGAGCAACCAATGGACGAAACTTCGTTTATAGACTTTATAAAAACCCGTTTAAATTGCACACTTATACGGCATTCGGAATTCTTAGAAACTCCCATCCAAAAAGTAGCCGTGTTAGGAGGGTCAGGAAGCTTTGCAATCGAAGCTGCTAAGGCCGCTGGTGCTGATGCCTTTATCACCGCTGATTTAAAATATCACGATTTTTTTAGTGCTGAAAATTCGCTGTTATTGGCAGACGTAGGGCACTATGAAAGCGAGCAACATATAAAAAATATTTTAGTTGCCCATCTTAAGAAAAAAATTACTAATTTTGCAGTCCTTTTATCAAAGACAAATACAAATCCCGTAAAGTATAAATAA
- a CDS encoding zinc ribbon domain-containing protein — translation MAKKKELSVEDRLRALYDLQLIDSRVDEIRNVRGELPLEVRDLEDDVEGFKNRVQKLEESLTEIDNQIKAKKILIEEATGLIKKYTEQQKNVRNNREFNSLTKEVEFQELEIQLAEKHIKEFSAQMEQKNVVITSTKERLEERETHLKHKKADLDAILAETEKEEKLLLAKSDDYKKNIEERLVKAYTKIRTNVKNGLAIVPIERGASGGSYFTIPPQVQMEIASRKKIITDEHSGRILVDAVLAEEQKLKMEKLISKL, via the coding sequence ATGGCTAAAAAGAAAGAACTAAGCGTAGAGGATCGATTAAGAGCTCTTTATGATTTACAATTAATCGACTCAAGAGTTGACGAAATTAGAAATGTGAGAGGGGAACTTCCTTTAGAAGTTAGAGATTTAGAAGATGATGTTGAAGGATTCAAAAACAGAGTTCAAAAGCTTGAAGAAAGTCTAACCGAAATCGACAATCAAATAAAAGCTAAAAAGATTCTTATTGAAGAAGCGACTGGTTTGATTAAAAAATATACCGAACAACAAAAAAATGTTCGTAACAATCGTGAGTTTAACTCTTTAACTAAAGAAGTTGAGTTTCAAGAATTAGAAATCCAATTGGCCGAAAAACACATCAAAGAATTTAGTGCTCAAATGGAACAAAAAAATGTTGTGATCACTTCTACTAAAGAACGTTTAGAAGAACGCGAAACGCATTTAAAACATAAAAAAGCAGATCTTGATGCGATCCTTGCTGAAACCGAAAAAGAAGAAAAACTTTTATTGGCCAAATCAGACGATTACAAAAAGAACATTGAAGAACGCCTTGTAAAAGCTTACACTAAAATACGTACTAACGTCAAAAATGGCTTAGCCATTGTACCTATTGAAAGAGGTGCTTCCGGGGGATCTTACTTTACAATCCCACCACAAGTGCAAATGGAAATTGCGTCTCGCAAAAAAATCATCACAGATGAACACAGTGGTCGAATTTTAGTAGATGCTGTTTTAGCCGAAGAACAAAAACTTAAAATGGAAAAATTGATTTCTAAACTTTAA